TGCTATTcagtcctggaagaaaacatttcaaaccaTAAAAAGATATAGAGACAATTCAATGTATATTGATTAGCTGAAGGAGCCAATATAAAAAGCCTACACGCTGTATGTTGCCATAAATATTacattctggaaaatgcaaaccTTTAGAAAGAGTAAAAAGTTCAGTAGTTGTCAGGGCTTCCAAGTGAGGGATGGACAGGTGGAGCATGGGAGATCCATGGGGGATTCAAACTCCTCTGCATGACACCGTGTTGGCTGAGTACAAAATACGCATTTGTCAAACACTAAAGAACTGTAAAACACATAAAGTAAAATGTATTGCAAACAATGGACAATAGTTAATAATAACGTATTGATATTAGTAGATCAATTGTGAAAATGAACTTGTATCCATTGAACCAatacaagatgttaataatagaagATACCAAATGTAGGAAGAGTGGCTGTATGGGAACTGTCTATACTATCTGCTGAAATTTTTCTAATTCTcaatctgttcttttaaaaaagaaatacaaagggtcaacaaacacatggaaagatgcacAACACTGCTCAtgatgagagaaatgcaaatcaaaattacactaAGGTGTCATCTCATaatggtcagaatgaccatcatcaaaaattgtacaagcagtaaatgctacAGAGAgcttagagaaaagggaactctgttccactgttggtggaaatggaaATTGATATAGCCACGATGCAGAACAGTagggagattcctttaaaaacaaggATTAAAGCtatcatataacccagcaataGAAATACTGTGCATATACACTGAGAAAGGAATAACTCTAAAGAAACCTGTAtccaaagttcattgcagcactatttacaatagccaggacatggaaacaacctagatttcaactgagagatgaatggataaagaagttgtgatagacatatacaatggaatgctgctgatgctgctaagtcgcttcagtcgtgtccaactctgtgtgaccccacagacggcagcccaccaggctcccccatctttGGGATCcttcaggaaagaacactggagtgggctgccattttcttctccaatgcatgaaagtgaaaagggaaagtgaagtcactcagtcgtgtccgactcctcgcaaacccatggactgtggcctatcaggctcctccatccatgggattttccaggccagagtactggagtgggttaccattgccttctccatacagtgaaatattagccataaaaaggaatgaatttaagtcacttgtagtgaggtggatgcacTTAGAGCCtgtaaacagagtgaagtaactcaaaaacagaaaaagagtgcatattaatgcatacacatggaaaatagaaaatggTACTTATAAACCTATTTGAAGGGCAGGAATagtgacacagatgtagagaatggtcatgtggacacagcaagggaaggacAGGGTGGAATGAATTGTGAGTGGCACTGACAAAAATACTGTACCAAGTGTAcaatagagagctagtgggaaactgctatataatacagggagctcagcctggtgctatGTGACAAAATAGAGGGGTGAGatgtggggctgggagggagtcTCATGAGGCAGGAGGAATATGTACACTCATAGCTGATTCattctgttgtatagcagaaactaacaaaatattatatCGCAACTATCTgtcaattaaaacaattttttaaagtctactaatttaaaaactagaaaaaaatatggaTAAGAACACAGAGCCAGTACAGAGTTATATGCACCaaagcaaaatgaataaaatcagcaATAATGAGGAGCAAAATATCACACTAAGTATTTGATCCTTGAATTAAAATTCTTAGGAAACAGGCACAGAATAtattgacacataaaatgaactTCAGAAAACTGGCATAAAAAAGATCAACACAGCAAAATCAAGAGACTGGTCTGGAAGAATCAACAGTAACTTAGATCATGTAATAGAAAATACACCATAAACAAAAGCAACCATATAAAAAACGTACCTACAAAGAAACCTTAGAAAAATGTATCCAGTCTACATGGAGGAAACAAGAATTTCCTGAAACCCTTCGGAAAAGAAGTCTCAAACACTATCTTAGGTGTATACACGAGGAGGACATACTGTAATACTGTCAATTTTCCTGAAATCTTTACAGATTTAGTACCAAACTGGGAGTAGTTGAGACCACAGTCACACATGGGCAGCTGTTTCCTGTACCCAgaacaaaccatggaaaacttACACAAGGAATAAAGACAACTACTAACAAAAGCAAGAACACAAAACTAAATAATCCCTGAGGAACAATAAGTCTCCATTGAACTTGACCCTGTGAGTGCCCAGGTCAGGGAGTACTCTGAGGCTGACACAGGTGTGCAGGTCACAAAGGAAACAGACAACAGGATCAGCTGGAAAAGGCTTTAAACTGAAGCAGTGGATTCTTCCACTGGGCCGTGAGACAATGAACCTCTACTGCTTCACAGAAGGAAcctgaggcagcatctcagagccCCATGCCAGGATCATGGGGCACCAAAGTTTAGGATGGACATGGCAGTATGGCCCAAGGGTCATGAAAACACCAGCACAAACTTTCTTAGTGGATGACAACTGGCCCTTGTAAATGATGAGCTTAAGAGACTGTCACACATGGACCAAAAGAGAAAAGCCTGTATCACCGTAATTGtacaaaaggacagaaattcaTCTCAGAACTTTCAAGCAATGCCCCTGCAGTTGACTAAGAACCCACAGTGAGAACCGTCAGGCTGAGGAGCCCCTTCACTTTCTCTGCTGGGGTTGTGAGGGGCATAGGTGGGGACAGGGGTGGTTTTATACCAGAAAGGGAAGGGTTTCTAGGCTCTGCCTGCAGTCAATATGAAGATCCTGAGTGAGATGTGAGAGGTTCCACACCACAAAAGGCCttctcccatccttccctctcgCTTATCTTACCTGCAACAGCCATTTCCAGGAAGCCTTAGGCAGAAGCGTCCAGATGAGATGCGTGTGCACTTCTCACCAGGCGTCTGTGGGTTTGACATCTTCCAGGTGAGGCCTTGCCCTCAGGTCAGCAGACGGCACGTAACGCAGCATTACGGTCGGAGGAAGACAGGGATAGACAGAGAGCATCACTCAGCACACAAGAAGGAGCCTGAGTGCCCTCACTGTCTGTCTCAGCAGGTCCAGGAAGGCTGTCAGGCTCAGGCTCCCAAATTCTTCCTGCTTGGTTCACTGAGACAAGTGAGAGGTAAGGAGTGAGGCCAGTTGACTGAAATCAGCAGGGACATCTCAGGAGCCACTATGAGTCGAAGAATGGACCACATCCCTCCTCTTGCAGGAAACTCCCTCAGAACCCCGCccacccaggccccgcccctgctGTCCTCCTGGAGCCCAGATGCACATGATAGGAAGTGATGGCCGCCTATCCACGCTGGGGTGCGATCCCATCTTTGAGAGGGCTGCTATCTTTGAGAGCTGCTGTAGTTGTGACCAGAGGGAGGAGTCCGAGGTCTCACCAGGGGTCCAAGTTGGAGGTGACATGAGTTACAAGTGCACTGGATAGTTACAAAGATATGCCCTGGCACTCCCAACACCTTTTCCATCCGAAAAGAGGGGACTTCACAGCCACCCGGAAACCCTGCACCTGCTCTACGCCTGGAGACTTGGACCAGGCTCTTAGGTGCAATGTCCACCAGCTATGCACATGGGTTCCTGGGACATAACTTGGGTCCAGGGGTGGTGGATCTGGGTGCGGGGTTGGTAGACCCTGGCTCTGTTCAGTAGAGGGAAGTCCGGGATTCTGTGGAGTGAAAGAGGGACCCGCAGGGGTCTGTCTCCACACCCCAGATTGGCGGCCACACCTAACCCCTTACCCAGCGTCACTTGGCCGGAGGGCAACTGGTCAGCTTCTGGGCAGTTCTAAAGGCTGAGGGGCTCCCTGACTGCGATCGCCGACAGGGACACTCAGGGAAGAGGGGACCTCGTTCCGAGGGCTGGCAGCCGGTCAGCAGAGGGAGGATGTCAGGGCTCGGGAGGAGTAAGGGTAATGACCATCCTCTGCATCACACGGCCGACTCAGGACCCTCCCCTGTGGCAAGCACTTCCTCCCAGCCAAACACGGGGATGGGAGCGGTGGTCTATCAGGGGAGGTTGCAGCTTGGTTGTGAAGGGGCAGCTTCGAGACACCAGAAGGGTGGGTCCCGGCTCCCTTCATTGGGGGCCTGAACATTCCCTCCTCTCATCATTTGGGGTGACAGGGAAGGTGGCAGCGTCAACTTCAAAGCAAGAGAGGGAACAGGGTGGGTGggtttgggggcggggggatTATGAGGGAGTCTTGCCCCAGGTTTCATCATGACTCTGAAATGTGAACTGAAAGGACCTGCCTCCCCTGCCAGCTCCCACAGGCCTCCCTCTTAACACCGAGGCAGGGCTGTCTGGCTGCGCCCCAGCGATCACTCTCACTTCCTACTCAGTCGTCTCAAGGGAAGGGCTCACCAGGAGAACACAAGACTTGTGGGTCCTAGACCACTGGCCTCAAGGACTGCTCAGAGGCAGCTTTGGTTCAAGCCAGGGAGGAATCTCCTCACTGCAGTTGCTCATAACATCTGCTTGTCCTTCCTCTAGGTGCCCTCCTTGCCTACCACCCTGCCTGCATGCGCCTGTGATCCATAACCTGTGTCACCATGCCTCGGATGCACAAGAACAAGTACCATGCCCGTGTGAAATGCCACCAGGTCCAGGGGGACACTCAGTATCCCCAGGAAGCCCAGACCAGTGCTGTTGCAGCCCCCAAAGAGGagtgcccctcctcccccttgTCTGTCCCTCAGGGTTCTCCCCCGAGCTCCCCTGCTACTGGAGATCACCAGGAGTTTCAGGAAGCCATGGCCCCTAGCTCTCCTGATGCAGGGCCCTCCTTCTCAGGATCTGATAAAGGTGCCCAGGGCCCAGAGGAGGAAAGTGCAGGTGCCTCCCAGGCAGCCCCTGCCACTCAGAGCCCTCGCAAAGATCCTCTGACCAGGAAGGCCAGCATGCTGCTGGAGTTCCTGCTGGAGAGGTCCACCAAGAAGGAGCCCATCTCGCAGCACGCCCTGCTGAAGGTCGTTGGCAGCAAGTATAGGGAGCACATCCCTGAGATCCTCAGGAGAGCCTCTAAGCACATGGAGCTGGTATTTGGCCTGGAGCTGACAGAAGTTGACCGTAGCAGGAACATCTACGCCCCCATTAACAAGCTCAACCTCAGGGGCGATGAAGGTCCGAGTGATGAGGGGGGCGTGCCCAAGTCTGGTTTCCTCATGGTGCTCCTGGGCATTATCTTCATGAAGTGCAACcgtgccaccagggaggtctgGGAATTCCTCAGTGTGTTGGGGGTCTATACTGGGAGGAGGCACTGGATCTTTGGGGAACCCAGAGGCTCATCACCAAAGATCTGGTGCAGAAGAAGTACCTGAAGTACCGACAGGTGCCCAATGTGAGCCTCCACACTACGAGTTCCTGTGGGCCTCAAGAGGTTGTGTTGAGGCCAATAAGATGAAGGTGTTGGAGGTGCTGGCCAAGATCCACGACAGGTCCTGACTTCCTTCCCAGACCTCTATGACGAGGGTCTGAGAGATCAGGTGGAGAGAGCAGGGCTGAGAGGCATGGCCAGGGCTCCAACCATGGCTGAAGCCAGTGCCCCTTCCAGGGCCAAGTCCTACAGCTCCTCCCACATCTAGGGAGGGAGGCCCAGATACTTTCTTCCCTTTCGTGTTGGAACAGAGCTTTCAAGCTTATAAATAGTAGAGAGTAATAGAGTGGGGGGAACAAAACTTTTATGTTCTTTACAGTTATATGTAGTAAGGGAGTTTAGGTACAActcattttaacaaaatatatatcttttttcctttatccaTAGGAGAAATATCTAGTGAAAGTTGATTTAAATTAAGGAGATGAGGGAGGAGTTtagtattttcaaatgttaattttCATGAGGTTTACTgttctttataaaacaaatatattaatcatataaatcacattttttgctgttttaaagttttgaaagcCACAGGTTGGGTATATGTAAAACACATTGAACGTATTGAATATGTTGTTCACCATCTAAACAAGGTAAGATGACACTGGAACAGAATTTTCTCAAAGAGTAGTCAAGCTCCTAGATAGTGCAGGTTAGTAGGGATCGAGCAAACCAGGTTTAGATCTctattttcttcctgatttaaacTAGTAACTTCTGcatattatttatttcacttttatcgaatatttttacttctaacagattctttttcttcagaataCTGACTTGGTAATGatattccagttttatttattgctgttttaggattttaaagTTACAGTTTTGGTAGATGTAAAAGAAAATCATGAACCATCTGTACTGTCTTTATGATCTGGAAGTAGGTAATATGTCGCTGAAA
This genomic interval from Bos indicus x Bos taurus breed Angus x Brahman F1 hybrid chromosome X, Bos_hybrid_MaternalHap_v2.0, whole genome shotgun sequence contains the following:
- the LOC113887968 gene encoding melanoma-associated antigen B17-like; this translates as MPRMHKNKYHARVKCHQVQGDTQYPQEAQTSAVAAPKEECPSSPLSVPQGSPPSSPATGDHQEFQEAMAPSSPDAGPSFSGSDKGAQGPEEESAGASQAAPATQSPRKDPLTRKASMLLEFLLERSTKKEPISQHALLKVVGSKYREHIPEILRRASKHMELVFGLELTEVDRSRNIYAPINKLNLRGDEGPSDEGGVPKSGFLMVLLGIIFMKCNRATREVWEFLSVLGVYTGRRHWIFGEPRGSSPKIWCRRST